The genomic segment CGAAGACGCTCCTCGTCTCCTGCCTCGCGAAGTCGATCCACCTCCAGTTCGCGCGGATCCAGTTCACCATCGACTTGCTCCCGTCGGACATCCTCGGGTCCGAGATCCTGGACCAGCGGACCAACGAGTTCCGCGTCAACAAGGGCCCCGTTTTTACCAACCTGCTCCTCGCGGACGAGATCAACCGCGCCGCGCCGAAGGTGCAGTCGGCGCTGCTCGAGGCGATGCAGGAGCGGAAGGCGACCATCGGCAAAGAGGCGTTCAAGCTGCCGTCCCCGTTCCTCGTGATCGCCACGCAGAACCCCGTGGAGCAGGCGGGCACGTTCGAGCTGCCCGAGGCCCAACTCGACCGGTTCATGCTCCGGCACCGGCTCAACTACCCGACGCTCGACGAGGAGCGCGAGGTGCTCAAGCGGAACCTGTCGCTCGGGGTCCGGCGGGAGGGCGGCGGGGCGGTCGCGCGGACCGAGTTCGACGTCCTCGAAGAGCGGCCCGTGGGCACGATCGACGACCTCGTGAGCGCGATGGAGGCCGCGGCCCACGTCCACGTCAGCGACACGTTCGTGGAACACGTCCTCGACGTGGTCACCCGCACCCGGAGCCACCCCGACCTCGAACTGGGGGCCAGCCCGCGCGCGGGGATCTCGCTCCTGAAGGCCGCGAAGGCCCGGGCGCTCATCCGCGGGCGCGGGTACGTCGTCCCGGACGACCTGTACGCGCTCGCGCCCGACGTGATCCTGCACCGCATCCGGCTGAACTACGAGGCCCTCGCGGACGGCAAGACGGGCGAGCACGTCCTCCAAGAGATCCTGCACGATCTGACGCGCGGCCGGAAGAAGTCCGAACCGGCCAAGGTGTGACGCCAAATGGAAGGCCGCCTCGACACCGCCGACCACCTGAACGCGCGCCAGTTCTTGATCGCGGTCAAGAAGCTGGCCGACGCGCTCAGCTACGGCACGGACCACTCGCCGTTCCTCGGCGCGGGCATCGAGTACGCGCAGTCGCGCCAGTACCAGCCCGGCGACCCGGTGCGCGCCATCGACTGGCGCGTGACGGCGCGCACCGGGAAGGTGTTCGTCAAGGAGTACGAGGCCCCCAAGCAGCTCCCGTGCTACTTGCTGCTGGACACGTCCGCGTCGATGACCGTGAGTTCGGTGAAGAAGAGCAAGTACGCGGTCGCGCTCCACATCGCCGGCGGGCTGGCGTTCGCGTGCCTGGACCGCATCAGCCCGGTGGGGGTGCTGGGCGTCGGCGGGCGCAACGTCCGCCTCGACCCGAGCCTGTCCCGCGCGAGCGTGCTCCAGTGGCTGCACGAGTTCCGCCGGTTCCGGTACGACGAGCACACGACGCTCGGCCGCAAGGTGACGGAACTGGCGCCCACCCTGCCGTACCGCTGCCTCGTGATCGCGCTGAGCGATTTGCACGACCCCGAAGCGGTCCCGGCGCTGAAGCTGCTGGCGCAGCGCCACGACGTCGCCGTGATTCAGTTGCAAGACCCCGCCGAAACCGGCGTCGCGGGGACCGGGTTTTTGCGCGCGGGCGAGGCCGAAACCGGGCGCGTGTTCGTCACCCGCGGGTCGCGCCGGTGGGTGGAGACGGAGCCCACGGCCCGGCAGCTCAAACGCTCCGAAGTGGACCACCTGCTGGTGCGCACCGACAAGCCGTTCGTCGCCGACCTGCGGAACTTCCTGATGGGCCGGAACGTGCTCGGGCGCGGCCGGCGGTAAGTCGAAAGCGAACTCAGCCGCAGGCGCCCGGAACGGTGCGGCTCAGAGGACAGAGGACAGAGGACAGAGGAGCTGTTCTCGATCTGGCCCGCGTTTCTCTGCGGTGGTTTTTCTGCGTTCGGAAGATGAGGACGACGTGATGGGCCGCCCTCGTACCAGCGACGTCTTTTGCGCCGGGGCGCTCGTGTTGCTGCTCGCGCCCGGCGCGCGTGCGCAGCCCGAGACGACCGTTGGCATGACGGGCCGGCTCGACGGCGTCGTCCTCTCGGGTTCCGAGTTGGAAGCGGTACCGCTGACCGACCGGAAATCGAAGGTCGTGCTGCGCATCGTTCGCGTGTACCCGCACGGGACCGCGTTCCGCTACGACCTGGAATACACCGGTCTGGAACCCGGCGCTCACGACCTGCGCCCGTACCTCCGTCGCAAGGACGGGTCCCCGGTCGGCGAGTTGCCGCCGATCAGCGTGCGCGTGGACCCGGTGCTGCCGCCCGGACAGGTGCTGCCCAACAAGCTGGAAATCGAGACCGGGCCGCGGCTCGGCGGGTACCGGTTCGTGGTGATCGGCGCCGTCGTGCTCTGGGCGCTCGGGGCGGTCGTCCTCGTCGGCTCGTTCGTCTTCCCCCGGCGCAAGAGGCGGACCGCTCCGGTCGAGCGGCCCGTGTCGCTCGCGGAACGCCTCCGCCCACTGGTCGAGGGGGCGGTGGCGGGCACGCTCTCGCGCCCCGAGCTGGCGAACCTCGAACGGGCGCTGCTCGCGTACTGGCGCAAGCGGCTGAAGCTCGAAACGGCGGCCCCGGCCGTCGCAATGGACGAACTGCACAAGCACCCGGAAGCCGGGCCGCTGCTCGCGCGGCTCGAAACGTGGCTCCACCGGCCCGGCCCGCCGGAACCGGTCGACGTGAGCGCGCTCCTCGCGCCGTACCGCGAACTGCCGCCGGACGCGTTCGACCTCGGGGAGGGCGCGCGGTGAATTACAAAGAGATCCCGCTCGTCTGGCCGCAGTTCGCGTACGCGCCCGTGCTGTTCGCGCTGGTCGCTCCCGCGCTGCTGCTCGGGTGGGTGTGGGCGCAGCGGTGGCTCCTGCCGGCGCGCCGCGTCGTGCTCCCGCTGGACCGGGCCCGCGCCCGCGGCGGGTGGTGGGCGTGGGCGCTGATCGCGCTCGCGGAGTCGGTCCCGCCGCTGCTGCTCGCGGTCGCGGTGTGCGTCACCGCCGGCCCGCAACGGAACGGGCCGCCGCAGCAGAAGCGGTCGCTCACCAACATCCAGTTCGCGGTGGACGTGTCGGGCAGCATGACCGCCCAGTTCGGCGAGGGGACGCGCTACGACGCGTCGATGAAGGCGATCGACGCGTTCCTGGACTTCCGCAAGGGGGACGCGTTCGGCCTCACGTTCTTCGGCGACGCCTTCGTCCACTGGGTGCCGCTCACAACAGACGTGTCCGCGATCCGCTGTTCGACGCCGTTCATGCGGCCCGAGATCGTGCCGCCCGCGTTCGGCGGCACCGCGATCGCCAAGGCGCTCAACGGGTGCCGGTCCGAGCTGCGCCGGCGCGACGAGGGCGACAAGATGATCGTCCTCATCACCGACGGGTTCAGCTACGACCTCCCGGGCAACGACGGCGACATCGCCCGCGAGCTGAACGCCGACAAGGTGTCCGTGTTCTGCATCATCGTCGGCGGGTTCGAGCCGCAGGGCGAGATCATCAACATCTGCCGGCTCACCGGGGGCGAGGCGTTCCGCGCCGATGACCCGGACGCGCTGCCCGCCGTCTTCAAGAAGATCGACGAGATGAAACAGGCGCAGCTGACCCCGACGATGGTGGAAGCGGTCGATTATTACGAGCCGTTCGCACTGGCGGCGCTGGCGCTGCTGGCGCTCGGGGCGCTCTGCCTGTTCGGGCTGAGGTACACGCCGTGGTGATCCCGGTTCCCAAACTCGAGGCGACCTCGGCGACCGGCCTGAACGCGGTCAGCCTGGGGTTCGTGGTCGCCGGGGCGGTGGTGGTGGTCGCGGTCGCGGCGGAGCTGCTGCACTACATGCGGGTGCGGCGGATCGCGCCGCTCGCGTTCGGGCCGCGCCGGGGGCGGGCGTTCGTCGCGGCCGTCGCCCCGGCGGCTCCGCGTGCCGGCCCTCGCGGCCGCCGCGTGGGGGCTCACGGTCCTCCTCGTGCTCCCGCCCGGGTCGCACAAGCCGGGCGAAATCAAGGAGGCCGAGTACCGGCACCTCGTCCTGGTTCTGGACGTGTCGCGCAGCATGGAGGTCGCGGACGCCGGCCCCGGCGGGAAGCAGAAGCGCGCCGAGCGGGCGGCGGACCTGATCCAGTCCTTTTTCGAGCGGGTCCAGGCCGAGCGGTACAAGACCACGGTGATCGCGGTCGCGTCCGAGGCCAAGCC from the Frigoriglobus tundricola genome contains:
- a CDS encoding AAA family ATPase — translated: MTGTHAGANGAAAPEPITEFLGGVRTRIGTVVVGQDAVVERILIALLTSGHLLLEGVPGLAKTLLVSCLAKSIHLQFARIQFTIDLLPSDILGSEILDQRTNEFRVNKGPVFTNLLLADEINRAAPKVQSALLEAMQERKATIGKEAFKLPSPFLVIATQNPVEQAGTFELPEAQLDRFMLRHRLNYPTLDEEREVLKRNLSLGVRREGGGAVARTEFDVLEERPVGTIDDLVSAMEAAAHVHVSDTFVEHVLDVVTRTRSHPDLELGASPRAGISLLKAAKARALIRGRGYVVPDDLYALAPDVILHRIRLNYEALADGKTGEHVLQEILHDLTRGRKKSEPAKV
- a CDS encoding DUF58 domain-containing protein; amino-acid sequence: MEGRLDTADHLNARQFLIAVKKLADALSYGTDHSPFLGAGIEYAQSRQYQPGDPVRAIDWRVTARTGKVFVKEYEAPKQLPCYLLLDTSASMTVSSVKKSKYAVALHIAGGLAFACLDRISPVGVLGVGGRNVRLDPSLSRASVLQWLHEFRRFRYDEHTTLGRKVTELAPTLPYRCLVIALSDLHDPEAVPALKLLAQRHDVAVIQLQDPAETGVAGTGFLRAGEAETGRVFVTRGSRRWVETEPTARQLKRSEVDHLLVRTDKPFVADLRNFLMGRNVLGRGRR
- a CDS encoding vWA domain-containing protein produces the protein MNYKEIPLVWPQFAYAPVLFALVAPALLLGWVWAQRWLLPARRVVLPLDRARARGGWWAWALIALAESVPPLLLAVAVCVTAGPQRNGPPQQKRSLTNIQFAVDVSGSMTAQFGEGTRYDASMKAIDAFLDFRKGDAFGLTFFGDAFVHWVPLTTDVSAIRCSTPFMRPEIVPPAFGGTAIAKALNGCRSELRRRDEGDKMIVLITDGFSYDLPGNDGDIARELNADKVSVFCIIVGGFEPQGEIINICRLTGGEAFRADDPDALPAVFKKIDEMKQAQLTPTMVEAVDYYEPFALAALALLALGALCLFGLRYTPW